Proteins from one Cicer arietinum cultivar CDC Frontier isolate Library 1 chromosome 3, Cicar.CDCFrontier_v2.0, whole genome shotgun sequence genomic window:
- the LOC101489385 gene encoding uncharacterized protein: MKMPGIAHMIEQFTNASSTPSNSLSVNEFWSNNCGDVSYNQLQKFWSELSLQARQELLRIDKQSLFEQARKNMYCSRCNGLLLEGFLQIVMYGKSLQQEGAGAQFPCNTLGGLKKQNNGGSSILKGCQDETQDPSVHPWGGLTTTRDGSLTLMNCYVYSKSLKGLQIVFDGARSRERERELLYPDACGGAGRGWISQGIVSYGRGHGTRETCALHTARLSCDTLVDFWSALGEETRFSLLRMKEEDFIERLMYRFDSKRFCRDCRRNVIREFKELKELKRMRREPRCSSWFCVADSAFQYEVSDDSIKADWRQTFPDTLGTYHHFEWAVGTSEGKSDILDFKSVGLNGCAKASSLDLGGLSACFITLRAWRLDGRCTELCVKAHSLKGQQCVHCRLIVGDGYVTITKGESIRRFFEHAEEAEEEEDDDSMDKDGNEIDGDCSRPQKHAKSPELAREFLLDAATVIFKEQVEKAFREGTARQNAHSIFVCLALKLLEERVHVACKEIITLEKQMKLLEEEEKEKREEEERKERRRAKEREKKLRRKERLKGKDKDKEKICSESNDILGSSEISIEELSAAADMEQNNLISCRSSVVETDEVNLLRDDSPNIQDAEFSSEYDTLRTQHLSDDDCEEENSNTKDETGQQSSVEQSTTSNQRLRCRKEFQLDDMPMKWSDRRRYAVVSDNGAVVGRTESRHHGESFFTSSRAVIGLNRQSRIGVPTKPNGRNVSPKYGEKFYSPKNRMNDRCDIHSCSCSPTNEYKVKVEQHSPMTRVGRETKPACHSESAKQFYRGNKYNQVDYMHENNGRTKSKNILGNYPSRDLFQSKKVWEPTESQKKYHHSNSDSDVILRSTKVQEAQPHPIKSSIGEIVDSGENDFEDEGCQNDFHVKADGSCSSTEIAYEEPGICPTEGSSLNNSSDPTQCSTFSSDNCSSCLSEGDNNTTSSNHDNQESSTTSDSEDVSQQSEVRDNSACVEKALSDCPEVPMENNQNANGETFVRSSSSLISRSLDGTRSSASGNFAEIAQNFDNGFSTTNVCSQPQSMLPAVSNQNIQFPAFHAPSTIGYFHQSPVSWPAAPTNGLMPFPHPNHYLYAGPLGYGLNEDPHFCLQYGALQQPAPLFNPAVPVYQPVARANVLNVEEWTRVSKPASLQEHINGSIAERAVSSGTNYKKPEFSGEVKHDRSAKSQENNSDFSLFHFGGPVALSTGCKSSLAFSNGNAADDFSLKSSADHAEKVHTCNKKETTTMEEYNLFAASNNLRFSIF, encoded by the exons ATGAAAATGCCAGGAATAGCGCACATGATTGAACAATTCACTAATGCCTCATCTACGCCGTCGAATTCACTTTCCGTTAATGAATTTTGGTCTAACAATTGTGGCGACGTTAGCTACAATCAGCTTCAGAAG TTCTGGAGTGAATTGTCACTGCAAGCTCGGCAAGAACTCTTGAGGATTGACAAGCAATCCCTTTTTGAGCAAGCTCGTAAAAATATGTACTGCTCTAGGTGCAATGGATTGCTTCTTGAAGGATTTTTGCAAATTGTTATGTATGGGAAATCTTTGCAGCAAGAAGGGGCGGGTGCTCAATTTCCTTGCAACACACTTGGAGGTTTGAAAAAGCAAAATAATGGTGGATCAAGCATTTTAAAAGGGTGCCAAGATGAAACTCAAGATCCTTCTGTCCATCCTTGGGGAGGTCTGACCACAACGCGTGATGGTTCATTAACACTTATGAACTGCTACGTGTATTCAAAGTCTCTAAAAGGACTGCAAATT GTCTTTGATGGGGCACGTTCTAGGGAGCGGGAAAGAGAACTGCTTTATCCCGATGCCTGTGGTGGGGCAGGCCGTGGTTGGATTAGCCAAGGAATAGTGAGTTATGGCAGAGGCCATGGAACAAGAGAAACATGTGCCTTGCACACTGCCAGACTTTCATGTGATACACTGGTAGATTTTTGGTCAGCGCTGGGAGAGGAGACTCGATTTTCTCTTCTAAGGATGAAGGAAGAAGATTTTATTGAGAGACTTATGTACAG GTTTGATAGCAAGAGATTTTGCAGAGATTGCAGAAGAAATGTTATTCGAGAATTCAAGGAACTCAAGGAACTGAAACGCATGCGCAGAGAACCTCGTTGCAGCAGCTGGTTTTGTGTTGCTGACTCAGCCTTTCAGTATGAG GTATCGGATGACTCAATTAAAGCTGATTGGCGTCAGACATTTCCGGATACTTTGGGAACCTACCATCACTTTGAGTGGGCTGTGGGTACAAGTGAAGGAAAATCTGACATTTTGGATTTTAAAAGTGTTGGATTGAATGGATGTGCCAAAGCCAGCAGCCTGGATCTTGGTGGTTTGAGTGCATGTTTCATCACTCTCCGAGCTTGGAGATTAGATGGACGTTGTACTGAACTTTGTGTTAAGGCTCACTCGTTGAAAGGTCAGCAGTGTGTACATTGCAGATTAATTGTAGGAGATGGTTATGTCACAATTACAAAAGGGGAAAGTATCCGAAGATTCTTTGAGCATGCTGAAGAGGCAGAGGAGGAGGAG GACGACGATTCAATGGACAAGGACGGAAACGAGATTGATGGAGATTGCTCTCGTCCCCAAAAGCATGCAAAAAGCCCTGAACTTGCACGGGAATTTCTGCTAGATGCTGCTACTGTTATATTTAAGGAGCAG GTTGAAAAGGCTTTTAGAGAAGGAACAGCACGCCAAAATGCACACAGCATATTTGTTTGTCTTGCACTAAAACTGCTGGAGGAACGAGTGCATGTAGCATGCAAAGAAATCATTACATTAGAAAAGCAG ATGAAACTtcttgaagaagaagaaaaggaaaagcgTGAAGAAGAAGAGCGCAAAGAGAGGAGAAGGGCAAAGGAAAGGGAGAAAAAACTTCGGAGGAAGGAAAGACTAAAAGGAAAGGATaaagacaaagaaaaaatatgttCTGAATCAAATGATATTCTTGGTTCTTCAGAAATCTCAATAGAAGAATTGTCTGCAGCTGCTGATATGGAGCAAAATAATCTTATTAGTTGCAGGAGTTCAGTTGTTGAAACAGATGAAGTTAATCTTCTGAGGGACGATTCTCCTAACATCCAAGATGCAGAGTTCTCTAGTGAGTATGATACTTTGAGAACACAACACCTCTCTGATGATGATTGTGAAGAAGAAAATTCCAATACAAAAGACGAGACAGGTCAGCAGTCTTCGGTTGAACAATCAACAACTTCTAATCAGAGACTGAGATGCAGGAAGGAATTTCAATTGGATGATATGCCTATGAAGTGGTCTGACAGACGCCGATATGCCGTTGTTTCAGACAATGGTGCGGTGGTTGGCAGAACTGAGTCAAGACATCATGGAGAGAGTTTTTTTACATCATCTAGGGCTGTTATTGGATTGAATAGGCAATCAAGAATAGGTGTTCCAACAAAACCCAATGGTCGAAATGTCAGTCCGAAGTATGGCGAAAAGTTTTACAGTCCCAAGAACCGGATGAATGACAGATGTGATATTCATTCTTGCAGCTGTAGTCCAACTAATGAATATAAGGTAAAGGTTGAGCAACATTCTCCTATGACAAGAGTTGGTCGGGAGACAAAACCTGCCTGTCATTCTGAATCTGCTAAACAGTTTTATCGTGGTAATAAGTATAATCAAGTAGACTATATGCATGAGAACAATGGAAGAACCAAAAGCAAAAACATTTTAGGGAACTATCCCAGTAGGgatttgtttcaatcaaaaAAGGTTTGGGAGCCTACGGAATCTCAGAAGAAATATCACCACAGTAATTCCGACTCTGATGTTATTTTGAGGTCCACTAAAGTTCAAGAAGCTCAGCCTCATCCGATCAAGTCATCTATAGGGGAAATTGTTGATTCAGGTGAAAATGATTTTGAGGATGAAGGCTGTCAAAATGACTTTCATGTTAAAGCTGATGGTTCTTGTAGTTCTACAGAAATTGCTTATGAGGAACCTGGAATATGCCCAACTGAAGGCTCTTCCTTGAATAACTCTTCTGATCCTACTCAATGTAGCACTTTTAGTTCTGACAACTGCTCGTCATGTCTAAGTGAGGGTGATAATAATACAACCTCATCAAACCATGATAATCAAGAATCCTCAACCACATCAGATTCTGAAGATGTTAGCCAACAATCTGAAGTTAGAGATAATTCAGCTTGCGTGGAAAAAGCACTATCTGATTGTCCAGAAGTTCCCATGGAAAATAACCAGAATGCAAATGGTGAGACTTTCGTCAGAAGTTCAAGTTCACTGATCAGTCGATCCTTGGATGGAACAAGAAGCAGTGCATCAGGGAATTTTGCTGAAATTGCCCAAAATTTTGATAATGGTTTTTCGACCACTAATGTGTGTTCTCAACCTCAAAGCATGCTTCCTGCAGTGTCAAACCAAAATATTCAATTTCCAGCGTTTCATGCTCCTTCAACAATAGGTTATTTCCATCAAAGTCCAGTTTCATGGCCAGCAGCTCCCACAAATGGGTTGATGCCCTTCCCACACCCAAATCATTACTTGTATGCTGGCCCCCTTGGATATGGCTTAAATGAGGATCCACACTTTTGCTTGCAGTATGGTGCCTTGCAGCAACCAGCACCCTTGTTTAACCCTGCCGTTCCAGTTTATCAGCCAGTTGCCAGAGCTAATGTCTTAAATGTAGAGGAATGGACACGAGTTTCCAAGCCAGCTTCCTTGCAAGAGCATATTAATGGATCTATTGCTGAAAGGGCTGTTTCATCTGGAACTAATTACAAAAAACCAGAGTTCAGTGGAGAAGTTAAACATGATCGTTCTGCCAAGTCACAAGAGAATAACAGTGACTTTTCCTTGTTTCATTTTGGAGGGCCTGTAGCCCTCTCAACAGGTTGTAAATCGTCTCTTGCATTTTCAAATGGCAATGCTGCTGATGATTTTAGCTTGAAAAGTTCAGCGGATCATGCCGAAAAGGTCCATACTTGCAATAAGAAAGAGACCACCACCATGGAGGAATACAATTTGTTTGCCGCAAGTAATAATTTAAGgttttcaattttctaa
- the LOC101489708 gene encoding uncharacterized protein — protein MNSSSLASFTLTPPQCNFRLSFQTKPKPNFHYPRLTSTSISLKPKSNFTIFLQSTDSNSPVSFPDENASYVPVEEIIDKDWSVLEYTGPNIDRIISAGKLDENSRVLISTGSEEFVDCLVGSSKFKSLLVLHDSLLILALIIEKYDNIKCWQGEVTIVPHKWAPFDAVFLYFLPALPFKLEDVLGSLAPKSSPGGRVIISHPQGREILKQQRQQYPEVVVSDLPDKTTLQSVAAAYSFDVAEFMDEPDFYLAVLIRSRT, from the exons ATGAATTCATCTTCTTTAGCTTCCTTCACTCTCACACCACCACAATGCAATTTCCGCCTCTCTTTTCAAACCAAACCTAAACCCAATTTCCACTACCCCCGACTCACCAGCACTTCCATTTCCCTCAAACCTAAATCCAATTTTACCATTTTTCTTCAATCCACCGACTCAAACTCCCCAGTTTCATTCCCTGATGAAAACGCATCTTATGTTCCCGTTGAAGAAATCATCGACAAGGATTGGTCGGTGCTCGAGTATACTGGACCAAACATTGACCGAATTATATCCGCCGGAAAACTTGATGAGAATTCAAGGGTTTTGATTTCAACTGGTTCTGAAGAGTTTGTTGATTGTTTGGTTGGTTCTTCTAAATTCAAATCTTTGCTTGTTTTGCATGACTCTCTTTTGATATTGGCTCTTATTATTGAGAAATATGATAATATTAAGTGTTGGCAAGGTGAGGTTACTATTGTTCCTCATAAATGGGCTCCTTTTGATGCtgtctttctttattttttgccTGCTTTGCCGTTTAAACTTGAAGATGTTCTTGGTTCTTTGGCTCCAAAATCTTCACCTG GTGGAAGGGTGATTATCAGTCATCCCCAAGGGAGAGAAATACTGAAACAACAACGACAACAGTACCCGGAAGTAGTAGTTTCTGACCTTCCCGACAAAACAACTTTACAAAGTGTTGCAGCTGCTTATTCCTTTGACGTGGCTGAATTTATGGATGAACCTGACTTTTATTTAGCTGTTTTGATCAGATCTAGAACCTAA